Genomic segment of Plasmodium vivax scf_7142 genomic scaffold, whole genome shotgun sequence:
taaaatgagaACCAGGGATATAAGAGCatgtcatatattttatatacatagaATTACGTAATTTATCTACTTCAGACTCTGCTTTAACAGGTTTTATAACTCCAGCTGTTTCTTTTATTCCACTGCATTTTTTCGAATTTCCTGACTCTAACGCCCCTACGAGTTTTCTAGGATCATAAGCTTCGTCacattgcaaaaaataatagggGCACATATTCGCACCCCAGGAACAACATCCTTCTTCATCTTtgtgtttattatatatggaactaatatatttaagatatttaaaatattcatcatttttacgCTGGTCacaattaattttgttcttaatAGTTTCAtaatctttaaaatattcatacagATGTTTCATTTCTCTACATTCagaaaatttacaattataattgaaaaaacaAGGATTATGTGTACTATATGCCTTATAATTAATGATCTCctgtggtaatttttttttttgttcatcttCAGATCCTTGGGACCCTGTATTAGCCGCAGATGCTTGAGTGCCTGAACTATCTCCAGATGCTTGATTCCGTAGATTATCTGCAGACACTTGAGTTTCTTTATTGTTTACTGTTGATTCATGTCCATTAATTACTTTAGGTGCTTCAGCTACCTTACTTTCTTTAACTTCTTGACCTCCTTTATTTGCTTCATTTCCCGGAGGTGTCTGGTTTTCTCGGGATGTTTGTACTACACCAGTTGTATCCGAATTTTGAGAATCTCCTTCTTTGGGTTGTGTCCTTGCGGGAGATGGTGGAACTatgattttataatttttattcaaatcTTTTTCAATTAAGTCCTTATTAATTTCAATATCTGCATTAAGAAATTTAGCAACATCAGGTAcgtcaaaaatattttcctccttatgatcatatattttacttagTTCATCATAtatccaaaaatttaaatacaaaCATTGATCTGTAtggcttttatttttcatattatcaAGTTTTGGTAAATCTGTTAAATTCCTTAATagttttttacaaagttttttaatattatcctTATTCTTAGATTCTGATAATTTATCACAATGAACACTCTTGTATTCATTGTCTTTAACATCTTTTCTCAATTCTTCATATATTTGGAAAGAGGGGAGCCCTTTTAGAACTTTTTcctgtaaaataaaaatataaaatgtgctataaatcttttttatttcaatgaATTTTCTATTGCTCAGAAGAAAAATAGGATAATAAAATagtgcaaatgaaaaaaaagatatattatttaataagaaACGTACATATTCactttttatattgttaaaGTTATTATCATAACGATTTGATGTAGCAAGTCctctaaaattattttcttctaacGTGTCTGTTGTTTTAACGTTTTTGATTGATTCTATAAGTGAATTATCAATATTACACTTTGATTTTAAAGATGATAAcgcattttccttttcaaataTAGTTCTAAAAAGCttaaattcattttcatatCTGTGTAATAAATCCCATTGTTTATCCTCctcatataatttatggtATAGTTCAAAAATATGAGTAATGTATTTACagtattttccttttacattttcttctattttaGACAATTCATTatttagatatatataatattctgaaaaatcatataatattttcttattatgtAATACTTTTATAGGAGCRcattttataaaattctttcTGCAATCGTTCTCATTAATAATTGATAGTTTTTTCTCCATAAGTTCTTTTAAATTGTCGTTAAGTTcacgaatttgaaaaaaattcagtttCTTTTCTGCTATTTTGCCATATAACCAATATTTAAGATATTCAGAGCACTTATTTTCGTCATAGTCTGTGGAATTAGAAATACTATCCCATTTatctaatatattttttagatgTTTTTCAAGTTCATCTAAATGTTTCTTCTGTTCAGCTAACTGTTTCTCCAGTTCACTTAactttttcttctgtttATCACCACCTAATGTAGTAATCTCATTGTTTGTCGCTTTTTGATCATTTAGCAAttggtaaaatttaaataattttgaattCTTCAAAACTGACTcctaagaataaaaatataattaaaaatgtgtagttgtatttttactttaaagTGGGAAGCTATTGTTTTCAtgagaaaattatatattaaaataagaTGCTATAAATAGGTATATAATTGTGTCAGGaaattatacatttgttataaatttatcaAGGTCAAATGtattttcactttcacttttACTCATTTTAAGTAGAtgatatacaaatatttataattctcCCTAGTCATTACAGAACAAAATGTATAGATATATGCTATAAGGGCATTTGctaattacatattataagacaaataatattattgttaaggaatattcttcatttattttatgatttaaTTATGCTAGAATagtttataatatattataagaaaCATTTATCATTAGAAATAAAGTATTATTGAAGAGACAACTCTTTCAATTATGTGCAGAATAATATTGTAATATGTTATAAAGTTTAAtaaatacatgtatatgtatgtactttATTGTTTATTATGAAAATCATTCACAACATAGGTAATAGCTTTTATAagacataataaatatgtaaattaattGCGTTACGATGATGTTTTATTAATCGCTTCTCATctataacaaaaattttgaaagtcACACTggttacagaaaaaaataaatattttatttactttccttttatataaatattcactTAGCCCCGCAATTAACaggaaaatttataattttttattacattatcTCTAGGTATTTTTAATAGCTTTTCATTAATGCTTTTATAGAGAATGTACATTACACTTGTTATGcagtgaaagaaaaaagtgtacTTAAAGATCTAATATCaataaaagaaacataaaattttgatattttataatagaaTCGTTGATATAACAGATTAATTTCTGTTATaattggaaaataaatcatgGTTTCTGCGttagaattttttaataaaaaaggcaccCTTTGTTTTATCAAGTGTATCTTTAACttgtatgaaaaatataaatttctttattttcagtTTTGTAGGTAAATGATATCATCTAGCAACTGAAcatattataacaaatttaaagaTATAAACTGAAATAAGacattgatatattttaaattacatttaatggaaaaaacaactaaaaaaatatataaatatttacaaatggTAACTTATATTGAGATTCtccaaaatgtgaagatttatcatatatttgtTTGCATTCCGTTCggattcataaaaaatatttataaacatatatatataattttaaaagtgagAACAAATcatcaaaaaatattatatattgatatttcaattatatttccaatgttagaaaaaattattgtataCAATTATACAATGACGCTAGGATTCAAacactgaaaaaaatatgaatcattgcttatttttattttataaaaaaataccatttCAATGAAACAacttaaaatatgttatactATTAGCataaaaaccttttttttatttagaatTATTTCAATACCTAAAATGGAAGATTAGATATAATTTcaacaaatatttaatgcAGTACTATGATAAATTAACTGATTCATTTTACCTTGTTCGTAGTTTTCATTTAATGTGCTTTATACAATGTAggatataattttattatcaatttatttctttatttttgagaataatattttaaaaaaaacagcattaTTATATAGGGAAAAAcacgaggaaaaaaatacacacaaaaatgtattcaTAGATAGaggattttttatttttacccttttgatGAATACACTTGGATACTTGCAAATGTTAATTGAAAATTGATTTTTATTCTCCtagaaattttaataatgcgGGAATTATAGTTGTATATATTGtttattaaatttgaaaaaacttCCATTCTtagaataaattataaaatgaaaaaaaatatttgcacagTTCTGTAGCAATAAATTAAAGAAGATAACTTTTATTCTACAATAGGAATattaattttccttatttcaAAGAATTATATTCGTAGATATTCAACATTAAATATCACTACATTCTTGCACCTGTAACGAAATTTTCATTCTAGTTTGAAGAATATGTATTGGTATagtatgttttaaaaaagattattgcaaaaaataatcttcATAAAGTgcaataaaatttctttcttacattatttaattagTGATAgctttattaaatttaattggaaataaacagaaaatagagtcacaaaaaaaatataattaaaattgtaatttataCGATAATACTACTTTAAGtagttatttaatttttccataaTGTATTTCGATTTAATATTAGGTTTGTTTACGATTAAGATACTAACCTAACATACGTTACTTGCcgaaaaaagacaaatatttACGGTcctataaaaaattttaatttagttTCAGTTTAAAACCAAATAATAGTGTTTaaataagaacaaaaaagtgttaattatgttttaatttttgattaatgtaaaaaaaatattgaatcAGACATATAATAGTATACATTCATTTGAATTacaatatatgtatacgtactaaataaaaaatctttcatcatataaaatttcaGAAAATATGtaagatttaaaaataaacaaaaaaatatactgtTATTATATGGCTGTACTTTAATTACAATAATGAAACCCATATTTTCCATatacgttttttaaaattatgcattttCTGAAATATGACGCAAATATTTCTACGcaaaattatcaaaaaatataattaaaaatatacgaccaaaaaaatattaatt
This window contains:
- a CDS encoding variable surface protein Vir12-like (encoded by transcript PVX_241290A), which gives rise to MEKKLSIINENDCRKNFIKCAPIKVLHNKKILYDFSEYYIYLNNELSKIEENVKGKYCKYITHIFELYHKLYEEDKQWDLLHRYENEFKLFRTIFEKENALSSLKSKCNIDNSLIESIKNVKTTDTLEENNFRGLATSNRYDNNFNNIKSEYVRFLLNNISFFSFALFYYPIFLLSNRKFIEIKKIYSTFYIFILQEKVLKGLPSFQIYEELRKDVKDNEYKSVHCDKLSESKNKDNIKKLCKKLLRNLTDLPKLDNMKNKSHTDQCLYLNFWIYDELSKIYDHKEENIFDVPDVAKFLNADIEINKDLIEKDLNKNYKIIVPPSPARTQPKEGDSQNSDTTGVVQTSRENQTPPGNEANKGGQEVKESKVAEAPKVINGHESTVNNKETQVSADNLRNQASGDSSGTQASAANTGSQGSEDEQKKKLPQEIINYKAYSTHNPCFFNYNCKFSECREMKHLYEYFKDYETIKNKINCDQRKNDEYFKYLKYISSIYNKHKDEEGCCSWGANMCPYYFLQCDEAYDPRKLVGALESGNSKKCSGIKETAGVIKPVKAESEVDKLRNSMYIKYMTCSYIPGSHFNKKGLICQQQSQRPHINNKFLSRYSSYNPPINISTPISKNITVHGKPMNVVLISNPKASITAKDVKESDIVHLSKSKSGYYSALFPEVTEKVRAYYLEEAETACPKGQSVKEMSEYCRKSKRYNKIINLSNSQSANLTLKEDIENWEDIVIPDDTSFLNDILQQLPVRMGTVSLASLGAITMLFMYYKV